The stretch of DNA TAAATTTAAAAAAATTACATTAAATTTTAATATATTAAAATAATAAAGGTAGTATAATATATTTAGTATACTTTACTAATAACCTAATTAAGTAACTATTTAGATTGAATTATACAAATACTACTTATAAAGTAAATATACATAAATTTAATTAAAATGTACTGTATTAAGGAGGAAAACATATGAGATATGAAATAGATGGAGGAAACTTACCTTATGTAACTGTAAAACTAAACAGTGGAGAAAGTGTTTATACAGAATCAGGGGCAATGGCATGGATGAGTGATAATATCAAAATGGACACAAATATGAAGGGTGGAATTTTTGGTGGAGTTAAGAGAGTATTTTCAGGGGAGAGTTTGTTTATAGTTAACTTTACTTCTCATGGTGAAGGAGAAGAAATAGGATTTGTATCATCATTTCCAGGGAGTATCTTACCAGTAGATCTTAGTGGGGGAAAGAGTATAATAGTACAAAAAAGAGCATTCTTGTTCGCAGAGTCTGGAGTAGACTTTTCTATATATTTTCAAAAAAGATTAGGAACAGGATTCTTTGGTGGAGAAGGATTTATAATGCAAAGGTTTAGTGGAGATGGCATAGTTTTTCTTGAAATAGATGGATCTTTAAAAGAAGTAAATCTCCAACCTGGACAAAAAATAAAAGTTGATACTGGACATGTCGTAATGTTTGAAGAAGGGGTTCACATGGACGTAGAGACTGTTAAAGGATTTAAAAATATATTTTTTGGTGGGGAAGGATTATTTTTAACTACTCTTACTGGGCCAGGAAAAGTTTACTTACAATCCATGCCTATGAGTAACTTTGCAAATAACATAGCTTCATTTTTACCTGTGAGTGGGTCTTAATTAAAAGCTAAAGCCTATATCATAAACTCAATATTATATGATATAGGCTTTAACTTTCTTTATTAACTATTATTTTCATATTTTTAGATATTTGCTCTTTATCTATTTCCACTAATGAAACCCATCTGAATGTTTCTTTAGACTTAAAAAAGGGATCAAGACCTATTTTTGCATCTTTTTTTAAGGTAACTGTTAAAGTATTGTTCTTTATATCCACATCGTGTATTCTGTATACATTAATTTGCGAATAAGAAGACGGTATTTGTATAAATAACACTGCTTTATTTTCATCTATATTAGTATTAGAAATAAGCAATTCACTTGAATTAAAATATTTACGAGTGAATTCTTTATAATTTTCATTGTTTGTAAAGAGTATTTCATTTTGTGGAATAGATTGGAGAATACGATCTTCTTTATTGAATCCTATAACTTCTGAATACAATATGTTAAACTTTGTATTCGCATGCAAACTACTACTTAAGCATCCCATTAGTATAAATACTGAAATGGATAAAATGCATATAATCGTGCTTTTTCTTTTCATCTCACAATCTCCTATTTTAATATAGCTATTAATTGATAATATATTAACAATTAATATAACATTAATATAATAACATTAACGTTAACAAATATCAAACTATTATTTAGTTGTTATTAATACAAATCATGACAATATATTTAGATTAATTTATTAATTGTCGTCGGATTTAAATCCATAGTCTTGGTATTCTAAGGAGTTGCCAAAAATAAAGCATAAAAGTAACTATATAACATTGTTATTTTTTGCTTAAAAAAGGAAGCTATTATTAAAATATTAAATATATTTTTTGCAACTATAAAAAAGTTTTATTAACCTGTTTCATTATCCAAAAAAAAGTAATATAATTATAATACGTAGGGAATTAAATATACCCTAACTTAAGGGGGGAAAAGTATGCAATACGAAATCTTAGAAGGTAGTTTGCCATATGTAATAGCCAAACTGAATAAGGGTGAAAGTGTATATACAGAGACCAAGTCTGTAAAGTGGATGAGTGAAAATATAATGAGTTATGATGATTTAGAGGGAGACTTTCTCAGTGGTATAAAGACAATGGTTCTCGGAGATATGATGGAAAAATGGGAATTTACATCTTATGATGATGGAGAACAAATATGTTTTGAATCATCAATACCTGGTAAAATAATACCTGTAGAAATAAATACTGAAACAAATATAATAGTCCAAAAAAATGCACTTTTATTTTTACAGTCTAATGTAGATTCTTCAATGTATTTATTTAAAAGGTTAGGAAAAGGTTATTTTTCTAAAGAAGGTATTATGATGAATAAGCTTAGTGGCAAAGGGTTAGCTTTTATAAATGTAAGAGATAATTTAGAAGAGATTGAACTTAGCTCTGGTCAAGAGTTAAAAGTTGATATTAGTAAAGTCACGATGTTTGAAGAAAATCTTAATATTGATATTGAGGTAATGAATGATTTTACCATTATGGCTACTTTTACAGGAACAGGAAAAATTTATTTACAAACCAAGTCTTTTGAAAATGTTTCAAATCAATAAAACTTATCTTTAGGCTGTCAATAATGTGATTAGCTGAAAATCCCAATTGAGTAATAGCAACCATTTAAAAAAATATAAATAAGTAACTTAATATTTAATTATATAGTTGATATCAAGCTATATTTAGATGTATATATGATTTTATTTATAATATTTAGTAATGAAATTAAATTCTATTAAATTTCATCGTGTATATTATTATCTGTTTAATGATTAAATTGATAATTAATAACTTTGTGTATTTACTAATAAGGGAAAAGTGCTTATCACATAGATAAAGCACTTTTCTTTTTCATTATATATTTTATTTTGGATATAGATTTTTAAGAGCCTCGCTAGAATCAATTTCTTCAAATAGATCATATGCACTAGTTGCTGGAAATTCTTCACATTCATTAGGTTCTGGACAAAATCCATACTCAGGAATAAAAAGTTGAACTTTTAACACAGCAGATATCACGTTAAATATTCCTACAGAAAATATACCTGTGTTCTTGTCAAGCAATAATAATAAAGATTTGGTATTTAGATCTATAATAAAGTTAATTTCATCTCTAGGGTTTGGCATAAATAAAACAGTATCTATATCATACAGAGGTAATACCCCTTTTGAAACCACATTAGGATTATAATCACTAGAAAGTATTGCAGTATAAGGTACTGATATGCTAAACCTTATTCTATTAAAGTTAGGTCTATTTGGTATAGGGGTTATTACTAAACTATCTTCAACTATAACTCCTGTGGAAAACTTAATACTATCTACAACATATCCTGCAGGAAGCTCTATTTTCAAGTCTGCAAAACAAATTCTCTTTTGGCATTGAGAATATATTTTATTTGTGAGTATGCAAGTAGACTTAGTAATAGGAGGATCCCAAAAATCTGTATCTTTATTTGTACTTTCTTCTATGTGTTCTGAGCATAAACATTTATTTGTATTTTTTTCTATGTGTTCTGAACATAAACATTTATTTGTATTTTCTTCTGTATGTTCTGAACATAAACATCGTAAAGCTTTTCTCCCACTTGATCTTTTATGCTTCGAATTATCTATAGGATTTATTATATTATTAGAGGACAATATTGCATACATATGGTTAAAAGATATTGGACCGTATATTATAGGTGAATCATTTACCGTAGAAAACGATCCAGCTGAGTTATTTGAGATAATGTTTCCTGGAGCGCCAGAAAGAACTCTAAAAGATACAATGGCAGAATAGCTAGTATTTGGTGGAATATCACCTACATACCATGTTAAATATGATGAGTCAACAATAAGAGAACCTTGATCAATAGAATAAATAGAATCAAATTGAAGTAATGGATTTATTGGATCATCAACTATTACATTATATGAGGTAGTTGTTGAATCAGTATTACTAGCTATAAATCTATATTGAATTATATCTCCAGGTTTTACTTGAATATCTGTATTGACAAATGAACCTAAAGGATCTTCTGTATAGTTTCTTTGTTCTTTTAATAAATCAAGAATAAGTTGTGTCGCAAATAAAGTTATACTAGATGTTTGTGGTATGCCCTGAGTTCCAGATGGATCAATATCCCAAATAACAGTTGAAGTATTAATCTGTTGTTCTTCAGGTAAAGTAGCATCTTCTACTATAGTTTGGAATGTATAGACTATGGTTACAGTACCGCTACTTGCATCTATAGTTCCTTCGAAGGGGAAGGATAAAGTTGATGAAGGTATAGGAATATTATTTCTAGTTAATGAATCTGGTAAATAACTTTGATTTGCTGGTAGTACATCAGATGCTTGAACATTATAGGCTATACTATTCTCAGGTATACTTATAGATACTGTATAAGTTACAATAGATCCAACAATTGGAGAATAATCATCAGCAGTTTTACTTATTAAAGGAATTCCATAATTAAAGCTTAATTTGTTAGTTAAAATAGGACCAAGAGTTAGAGGGTTAACATCATTAGTATCATATATAGTAGAAGATTGATTTGTTATATCTGTTCCTGATGATGGATCTGTAAGAACTTTAACTTGAAATGTCAGAGATATAGAAGAACCTGCATCCAAAGTAGATTCGGTCCAAGTTATTGTACCATCAGGAGTACCAAGAGGAACCGATGAAACTACAGAACCTGGTGGAATAGGAGCTACTAATCCAATATATTCTAAATTATTATCTATTATATCAGTTGTAATAATGTTATAAGCTGTATTTTCACCATCATTATTTAGAGTAATTCTATATTCAATTATATCGTCATTTGACGTATCAGACAAAGGGCCTGTAGTAAAACTACCACCTTTAGTTACATTTCTTTGCTCTTTTAAAGATGTTATATGAGGTGATGCTACATTAACATCTACAGAGGTAGATGTTATGGAAGAACTAGGCCCAGAAGGAGTTAAATCCCATTGAATATTTGCAATGTTTTTTTGAGTTTCAATATAAGGGAATACAGTAAGTCCACTTGTAACTATAGTATTAAAAGTATAAGTTAAAGTTAAGGGACCTGTAAATGGACCATCACCTACATCAAAAGTTAGTATATTACCTGAAATAATAGGAGTGCCAGGACTCCAACTACCGTCTTCATATTGTTGGCGTGGAGGAATGACCTCAATTATTTTTAAGTTATATACTTCTAATCCACTTGGTATATTTAATGTTAAAGTATAAGTTATTGTAGAACCTATAGCAGCTGTATTAATAGATGCACTTTTCGTAAACTCAATAGGAATTACATTTATAGTGTCAAGATTAGGACTTGTTGTATACAAA from Gottschalkia purinilytica encodes:
- a CDS encoding TIGR00266 family protein — protein: MRYEIDGGNLPYVTVKLNSGESVYTESGAMAWMSDNIKMDTNMKGGIFGGVKRVFSGESLFIVNFTSHGEGEEIGFVSSFPGSILPVDLSGGKSIIVQKRAFLFAESGVDFSIYFQKRLGTGFFGGEGFIMQRFSGDGIVFLEIDGSLKEVNLQPGQKIKVDTGHVVMFEEGVHMDVETVKGFKNIFFGGEGLFLTTLTGPGKVYLQSMPMSNFANNIASFLPVSGS
- a CDS encoding AIM24 family protein encodes the protein MQYEILEGSLPYVIAKLNKGESVYTETKSVKWMSENIMSYDDLEGDFLSGIKTMVLGDMMEKWEFTSYDDGEQICFESSIPGKIIPVEINTETNIIVQKNALLFLQSNVDSSMYLFKRLGKGYFSKEGIMMNKLSGKGLAFINVRDNLEEIELSSGQELKVDISKVTMFEENLNIDIEVMNDFTIMATFTGTGKIYLQTKSFENVSNQ
- a CDS encoding DUF11 domain-containing protein: MTVSIDRIISHTSCKIGDTITYITKVTVSSGNIVYNLSFKDEFPSSNQEYVSTSATVDGLPALATVSNGTITFPTMPNITATHSDVTVTFSYSVTIVSTKQIPPYTEIQTSNGTASWQNTLSGTINSLSKSIDVNVVVPFLTGIKEQRNVTNDGIFTTSDISYNTNDTIEYKISIKNEGASPAFNIILTDKLNTLLSFDIESSSASIGSVVESSGVVKWSIPILNEGITANLTFRVTASSDVASNNLISNIASCIYSSNNNDLLDETYNFDLNTINLIAHNLTMTETESIVENNIDSSTAIANTNDTDTNNTDDTNIESTSTKTYESNNPDLNLYTTSPNLDTINVIPIEFTKSASINTAAIGSTITYTLTLNIPSGLEVYNLKIIEVIPPRQQYEDGSWSPGTPIISGNILTFDVGDGPFTGPLTLTYTFNTIVTSGLTVFPYIETQKNIANIQWDLTPSGPSSSITSTSVDVNVASPHITSLKEQRNVTKGGSFTTGPLSDTSNDDIIEYRITLNNDGENTAYNIITTDIIDNNLEYIGLVAPIPPGSVVSSVPLGTPDGTITWTESTLDAGSSISLTFQVKVLTDPSSGTDITNQSSTIYDTNDVNPLTLGPILTNKLSFNYGIPLISKTADDYSPIVGSIVTYTVSISIPENSIAYNVQASDVLPANQSYLPDSLTRNNIPIPSSTLSFPFEGTIDASSGTVTIVYTFQTIVEDATLPEEQQINTSTVIWDIDPSGTQGIPQTSSITLFATQLILDLLKEQRNYTEDPLGSFVNTDIQVKPGDIIQYRFIASNTDSTTTSYNVIVDDPINPLLQFDSIYSIDQGSLIVDSSYLTWYVGDIPPNTSYSAIVSFRVLSGAPGNIISNNSAGSFSTVNDSPIIYGPISFNHMYAILSSNNIINPIDNSKHKRSSGRKALRCLCSEHTEENTNKCLCSEHIEKNTNKCLCSEHIEESTNKDTDFWDPPITKSTCILTNKIYSQCQKRICFADLKIELPAGYVVDSIKFSTGVIVEDSLVITPIPNRPNFNRIRFSISVPYTAILSSDYNPNVVSKGVLPLYDIDTVLFMPNPRDEINFIIDLNTKSLLLLLDKNTGIFSVGIFNVISAVLKVQLFIPEYGFCPEPNECEEFPATSAYDLFEEIDSSEALKNLYPK